The Gossypium arboreum isolate Shixiya-1 chromosome 2, ASM2569848v2, whole genome shotgun sequence region CGGTGCATACCTGGCTCAAGCTTAGAATGTTGTTTAAACTAGAGTCTACCAAATAACAAGCTGCTGCTTGTCACAGCTGCTTTATGCATTCATCTAATCTTGTGTGTGCTTGGTTATATGCTTGCTTCAACCCTTTATATTTTACGTTGCCTAATGCATCTAATGCTTGTATTTGTgggaaaattaaataaagtttGGCATCAATTCTTGTGGACAATTTActcaagaaataataataataataatgttttacATGATTCAGACACTTCACTATGTTCTCAGTTTAAATAGTTCTGCTGCTACATTTCGCGTGAGAATGCTGGagtaaattaaaagaaattgttaataagaataataatttcGGTGATTTTTAGATTTTTTCAATTGAAAAAAACTTTAATTgagatatttataaatttatttttttacataattatcttctttcttcaatttagtatattatattacttttatttttatttcaaatttattataaaatattaaaaattaaagcaaataattttaataaactcaaaaatatttattttcttacaCGGCCAACATACAATTTTCATGTCTTTTACCGTTCTTAACAAATATATATCAATTTGAgttgttttatatattaaatgataaaaattaaaataaatatcataaaaaattcaaattatcaatttgagttttaaattttaatgggtatttagatttaatatttaaatttgggTTTATGTAAGTAAATGGATTGTGACATTAATCGATTTAATCGGTTTCAATTTAAAatgtcaaaatcaaaatcaattgAATAAACTAATTAAACTGAATaagaaaatcaattaaattaaaaaaccaaataaaccaaaaaatagaaattttatttGATTCACTTCAGTTTTTCggtttagaattttttttaacaCACCCCTATTTATGTTAAACCTTGTCTCAATAGTctcacaaataaaataatattagaccgagaaaatattaaattctaaaaagttaAAATTAGGATTAATTATCTTAAATTATGGGTAAATTTGATCAATAAATTTTAAACGATACtaattgaatttgattcataattgagaaattaattaaaacatttcaaCTTTAGAATCCGTTTAGAATTTGACTCATAATTTTGGAACCCTGGTATAgttgatgaaaattttaaatattaaaattttaaaaaaattaatcaatttaaaatactAGAAATTGTAATTTAATCATTAGGATAAATAtatcttaaaatatattttttcaataCAGAAGCtcgataaaataattataataaagaaataatattaataataaaattattatttaaattatatttataacaaaaattccattaaaattaaattttaaataaaatgatagGCTTGAGACATTgtatttttgtattatttaaatatttatataaaaataataaacattatatTAATATGCAATCTTTTATTAAAAAGTGCAAGTGCTTTTATGAttccattatttttaaatatgacCATATAGGTTTTCATTGAAATCATTTTATTTAgtaaataaattcatttaatgcATGAATCTCtttaaatgaaattaatttttatttaattatcaaaataacCCTAATAATTTTTTGAAACAAAAATATCCATAATATTGAATACTCATGAAAATACACAACGCTGTGTGAAATAATTTTCAGAGAGGAGGAAGAAGTGAGCAATCTCCTCATATCATAAGTTAATAGTAATTTTTTTCTTCTAATTTCCAAAATGAGGAAACAGCAATAGTATAGTATACAGTCTTCATTATACATTGAAATACAACCTCGGTATATGTCAAACAATACACAGATAGGGTACAATTTCGTTGGATGTTCCCATATGCTATATATacaaattatgtaattgaatcaTAGCTTAGCCCATTTTCCCAAGTTTGGCATACTTGTCGACCTGAGAAAAGTCAAGGATTTTGTCCATTCCACTTGCCAAGAGAAACCTGGAAATCCTCAAGGTCATCAACAATATTAATCACAGAGAAAGCAAAATTCAACATAATAGatattttagttaattaatttgccTTACTTGTCTCTGAAAACTTTTGTCATTAGTTGACAGCCTCCCGGAACTGATGATTGCATGTTTATAGCAATATTTGGGTTGTGGATACTCTGCCTTATGTGTACCCAACCAATctcatcatttttttcatttgaaaCTTTAGCCCTatagacatcaaaacacaacttcGGTTGAAACAATTGTTTGTAAATGCTAAGAATCTGATAGAGATGTTTTGTGGTACCTGTACATGTGAGCATCAATGGCAGCTGGACTGTCGTTCGAGTCGACAAGACAACCTTCGCTTACCCAGCAATCTCCACAAGCGTCTAATTCCCATCCTTTAAGCTGACATTCCTGCAAAGCAATTAAATATTAGCAGATGAAGTTCAGTtttgttcatttatttattattttcttctcaTTTTACGAGATGTATGATACCTCAATGTAGGACCGAAATGCTTCAATCACCTCTCTACCTCTTGCCTTCGCATATTTAGGCTCGGAGATGATATTCATCCTAAGCTCTATGGACTCTAATGGCTCTTCAAGATCTTTTATTAGACTACCTATTCCTTCATCTGATCCCTCAAGCGTCATGCGTACCATTTCAATGATGATTTTCACTACCATGTAAGCCCCTAAAGGAATTGAAAATCAAAACCTTAGATTAATTCAACCCTGGAAACCAATTAAAAAAAGATCATTAAGAAACAAGAGGTGTGTTTCCGACCATCGTCCAGGAAATAGTTCTCTTTGAGTGCACCATGTCCTGAAGTTTCCATCATGAGATGTGTTTCAACGCCATCCTGGTTCAAGTGAACCCCCTTATCGATAACATTCCGGTAACCGACACGATACAAGCAATGATGGCCGCCTCTATCAGTGATAAACCTTGTAAGTTCCAAACTTGTACGAGCATCAGTAACAATGGTGGTACCGGGATGTTCTTTCAAAACAACGGCGGACATGAGGGCTATAAGCTTGTCACCATTGATGGGATTTCCATTGTTGTCGACCACACCGCTGCGGTCTACGTCAGTGTCGAAAACAATGCCGAGATCAGCTGTGTTTTCTAGCACAGCGGCTCGGGTTAATGCCATTGCAGTTTTGTCTTCGGGATTGGGGATGTGATTGGGGAACATCCCATTAGGGTTGAGATGTAGAGAACCAAATGTATCTGCGCCAAGCTGGTCTAACACATCCCATGTGAAGAAACCTCCTGATCCATTTCCAGCGTTTACAATTATCTGCAATCAGGTGTAATGTCAAGGCAATTAATTAGCTTGTAACGATGCATAAATATATTGCCACTGTGTTACGTGGGCTAGGATCTTCAGCAAACTAAGCCCTTAGCCTGATCTCCACGGATATGGCCCTCTTACTAGAAGAATTCTTGACCACACGAAAACTTGGCCTGTTTTTGGATGGATAATGGCTAATTTGTCcttctaaatttataaaaaaaattattttaattctttatttaatttttgtctcattaaatttatattatttatcaaaTCACCTAAAATAGATCAAAAGTTAATATATGACATCCACGtcagcaattaattatttttaaaatttaaaaatattttattataatttttatactttttactaattttaaaagtatttaatttttaaaataatttttaaaaattttaaaattttaaataacgtGAGCAAAGTCAACCACAttaattttttcatatattttaaagtgatttaataaataatacaaatttaaaaattaaaagagataaaagaaaattaaataaataactaaaataacttattttataaaattagaggATAAAATAAATCATGTTCCCTTTTCGACAAGCCAACGGCCTAACAAGCACCATATGATTTATATTTGAAGTTTCCTACTATTTCTAATTGGATGCAAAAAGAAAGAGTGAACCGAATAGAGTTCCATGGTAAAATGCAATATTTAACGTAGAAAAATACATGTAAACAAATGGCAAGCACAccaaaagatagagataaaaCCTGGAATCCTTTGAGTGGAGTATCATAATGAATAGGATGGTTCACTCTCTCCTTGATAATGTCCCGTAGGTGCTTTGCGTAAGCCCTCATGAAGTCAACCTTTTTTGGAGGAGAGTTAAGCATGGTCGACACTTTTGTGAGCCTGTTGGCGTACTTACGAGCAGCTTCGTCACATATCTCTTCCACTTCAGGCGAAGTTAAACCTCCTTTCTTTGTAAAAAATTTCAGACCATTGCGAGTGTAGGGTAAGTGAGAAGCCGTCATCTGCAACACAAATTACATACAAATTTACCATAGTTGATTTAACATTTTTTTCAACACAGATTTTAGTTAAGACTGCTTTTTTTACTCTACCATGATTGAAGCATCGTAAGCAAATGGTGGCAGCAATGTGCTCATAAAACAAGCTGGTGTAGTAGCAAGGCCCATCTCAAATGTCAAGCAGCCAGCTCGAGCAAGGCCTGCAAATACTGCTACACTCAGAGATGCTCCTGATATTCGAGGGTCTTTGCCAAGTGATACTGTAACATCTTCCACTGGACGTCCTCGTTCCTTTTCCAAGGCCTTGATAATCCACTCTCCGAAGCTCTCGGCTATGGCTTCCACGGCTGGTGGGGTAAGGTCCACGGTTCGACCCTTTTCACCTTCCAGTGCAACCCCTCGAACATCGGACCCATTTTGAAGTCTCCTAATCTTGTCCATCTCTTCATCAACAACCACTTCATTATATTTCACTGCACCGCTAGAAGATTTAACGCATATAACTACACTTGACTTTGACGAAAATGAAAATCTCAACGCTTTTTTTAGTGCAGTTTTTGCTGGTGATGAAGAGAAACTGGCTTTTCGACCACGTCCTCGTAAGGGTATCAAGGATGTTGAAGTGGAAGCCATGGATTTTTGTTCCAGGGTTTGTCTGAAGAAAGATGTGGAAGGATGGTGTCTAGAACGATGAAGTTGGGGAAGATAAGATGAACCCGCTTAAACCAATGAACTATAACCCTACAATACAATCCAGTTTCTATccaggaaaaagaaaaatatctATGAACAAACTTCCAAATAGCTTGatatttttcttgttttcttttattgAAAGCATTACTATACTTTTTCTTCTCCTTGTGCATGTtgcatttcatatttttttctggATTAAAAGAAAACAACAGCATATTCTTTTCTGGTTGCTACTGGAATTCAATATtgcataatttttataaaaaaaatgtcTACCAAAAATTTATGAGCGAAACATTAAAATCATTATGAGCTGCTCAATAATTAAAAAGAATTACACAAACTGCTATAAAtcatttatttactatttttattttaaatttaatttaaagataCCAAAATTGTTGGAATtctagatttttaattttttataaaattttaataatttatttaattaaaattaaattaatttatgatccgattaaataaaaatcCATCAAATTAATTTAACTAAGGATActagaaaagtttttaattttattgagaatacaaaattaaattctgtatatatacctatatataaaAACTATCCCGTTAAAAGACAGTGGGACAAATatccattttattttttaatattttctcaGAAGGTCAACTTATTTGTGAAGTGTGTATGAAATTATGGAATATTTTTCCACCGAATACACCACAAATGTTTGATAAAAACGAATACGTGACTAGGGTTATTTTTTCACCGAGAACCTGTTGGTTTATGCACTCATCCAGAACAAGGCAAAGGATTGGTTGAGGAAAGTTAAAGAAAAGAGaagggttaaatataaaattagttcttaaatttattcatttctcttatattgaaatttataatttttctgtTCTATATtggtatttgaattttgttttatcAATTAAATCGGTATTTAAATTTAACTCCGTTAAGTTCGAGATAAATAGTGGAATAAAATTGTGGTATATGGCATAAATGATgtgattaatttaaaaaaaaattaaaaaaaaaacctattttttcttttgacttttctcccctaatttttttttcttgtaattAATTTCCTTTTTTTGTTTCTTCCTTCCtctctctcttcttcttttttctttctcctcAGCCTAAATTGCTACTTCCATCGTCGCCGACAGTTCGCCTCCTTTTCGACCTAGAAATGGCACCTAAGTGTAGCAGTCAaaagtaagaaaaaaaaaagtgataaaaCACTGTACATAAAGAAGAATAAAAAATACAggattccttttttttctttgtttttagttACCAATTGCCTTGTGTTTAACCCACTTTGAAAATCCTTTTAATTTCAGTTTCTTTAGCTTCAAGGATCTTGggattttttttggttttttccgGGTATTGTTAGGTCTTTAATATATTGCTgggaagttttaattttttttgtttgtttgtaatTGAGTAGTTTTCAGCTTTGCTTTAAATttcctctctcttttttcttAGCAATTTTACCTCTCAAAAGCTCTTAATTATTGCTTTTCTGCTGCTGGGTTGATCTTCATTTTTGCTGGGTTGATCTTCATTTGTTtgcttttaattttagttttaaggtGAGTAgaggtgagcaaaactcgattcgatttgaaagaattgaaaaaaaaatcggATTTTGAGTTAAatgaatcgagttattcgagtcaacttgaatttttttcgaattttgagTCGAATCGAgtattcgaataattcgaatatcaaactataatattttatatttttaccccaaacttccaaacctttttacttttccctcaAAATTTTTACTCATTCTCGCTTTctctcaaaacttttactccccttccATCTTAACCCCCCAATTTACCCCAAATCCATTACCCACCAAAATTTTACTATCcaatttactttttctcaaaattttacttccaaaaaccctcaaaactttttatttttccctaGAATTTTTACTCCTTCCTACTTTTCCCCTAAAATTTTTACTTCCTTCTCATCTCACCTcccatctacccaaacccatcgCCCCCcctcaatttttttaatattttccctccaaaattttactccccctaTTTATTTACTTTCTCTCAAACTTTTAAtccccaaaactttttattttccccctaaacttttacttctcaccttttactctcaaataaataatcaaaattatccaaaaaatcactaaacataaatagtaataattttatttatatctactatttatattattaaattaaatttcacattttatattatttatattattgaattgtttagtcaaattgaatatttatattaaaattgaattattaattatgccattaaatattaatattaaaattttatatttgtatcaatttcacattttatctttaaaataacttttattaaaaaatcatatttttacatttaatatattttttaattccaaaatatatATTGACAAGAATttgaagataattgaaacaactaagcaagcaaagaaaCTAACACGTATATAaaagtttaataaataaattatgaggtgatgaaagttaataaaaaatttgattaaggtggacaaattttattacgatgggtgacagtggttacaaggacccaaaattattttttaaaatttaactcgaacaaatatattcgattcacTCGATTCGGATTTCATCTTACtcaactcgattcgagaaaatttcaaatcaaattaggatgataaaatatgattcattaactcgattaacttaaaattttttcattcaattcgatcgaacgctcacccctaaAGATGTGTTCCCGTTTAACAACTTTTGTGATAAATTTGTTTCTGAATTCAATATTTTGTTTTGCTTGTAATTGGTTCCTCTTTTATAGATTGGAAATTGAAAAGACATAATTCTTTAATATAGAGAGAGATGGGGCTTGAAAGAAATGGACATTGGAGTTGAAGTTAGGAAATATATAGTGATAttagttaaaatatgttatagttTTGTTTGTATCATCCATTTTTTGTTGGTTTGGCTtgctttttaatatttttgtatagATAAACTGTTTTTGTTGTTTTACTTTTTGGTTATTACATATAGTGTTTTGGTTTGCAGTATTGTATTGCTTGGTACCTTTTTGAGTTTTAGGTCACCGAACATACCCGAAATTGATGAACAAGAAGAAGAGAATGTTAGTCATGAAGTTTTTCCGTTGAAAACTGGGGTTAGTAAGGATGATACTATTGTCAAAACTGGGGTTTACTTTTGAAAGCTATACTTCGGTGCCATTTTTAGGCCGAAAAGGAGGTAAACTGTCGATATCGATGGATGCAGCAACTTGAGTTgagggaaaaagaagaaagaagaataacaaatgaaggaaggaaagaaaaaacagaaaagaaagaaattaattACAGGACAAAAAATTTTGGGGGAGAAAAGtcaaaggaaaaaaattaatttttttagattatGACATCATCATGACATCATTTATGACACGTGTCACAATCTTATTTTGTCATTTGTCTTGAACTTAACAGAGTTAGAATCAAGTACCGATTTAGTTGACGAAAAAAAGTTTAAGTAGATAATGAGCCCTTTGGGGACTCACTCACATCTTTGGACTCATGTTTAAcatagatgaaattaaaataaaaataactaaaattaaataaaacagtaGTTATAATTACAATATGGTTTCACGTATGGGAATGTACaacatgcttgaggacaagcatgggctaagtagggtgAATTTGTGGAACGACGaatatgtgcaagtgtacacaatcgcaacaagtaataaagtgacaagtaaatgtcgagttatcatacccacagggactgtgaaagaaaaatatttatgaaatgtaaatcaaacactttggtgatgagaaaaatattttgttttgaagaaatgatttaaaaataaaaattaactaagtaaaaaataaaaggtaaaaatttcAATGCATGATTTCAAAAAGAAGatttttaatcaatatgacataattgTGCTAGATCGATTACATTCattaacttagaattactaaattcatgttcatgttgttacaaatatttttacagcaacttggtaatttgttaACTACTGCAAATTCATACTTACTAAATTAACTAATCTCTTGAATATTTTTtaatgccaattcaaacaattaatcaatcttcataagcacatataagattaagtgaggtaacaatatataTCTTTAttaaaacagtttaatcacaataatcttgcaagttatgcaaggctaatgtaccaTTAAATATCGTTGCTAATATAACCTTCAGCTACCtcagaagattaaacatgcaccaattaaatattgggtcaattaattataatttcaatacgtttaataattaattcattcgtCACCTTACTTTTTATAATGCAAGTACAACATAAGCATGATTTTATTCAATTGAGCAACTCATCAAGGCCTATAATaacacaaacatgattttaataattcaagtggccaaaatgcaatcaacctaacacaaactaatttaagtcattttaattaGAATAAGAACAACAATACAACAATCATCCATATTCATAATCATAACATAAACAAGAAAATTAAAGAGAAGGAAACTAGAAAGCAAATCCAGTATTTCTCTAAAGCCAGACTagtgtgttcatcttcttctctacTCGTTCTGTTGAACCGAGGCCTCTACAAAAAATTGAATGATGTTATTCCAAGGTGGAAGAGGCTCTTTTCCAAGAGGGAAATCGACAAAGGAAATGGGAAAATAATGAAGGGAATGGAATAGAGAAAAGCAAGTGACAAAAAGAGATGTGTGGGAAAATGAAAGATGTGTTGAATGAGGAAGAGAAAATGGGTATTTATAGGAGGGaatggctgctaaaaatagaaaataaatagcAACCACTCCTCTTCCCTTGGCTGGCCACATATGGTGCAAGTTTGAATGGCTTAAACTTGTTATTTTAAGCTAGGGGCAAAAGTTTGAAAGCACAaaaagtggaggggtttgaataggATTTTAAGGAAACTTCAAGGGCTATTTTGCAAGTGTGGAAATCAGCTAAAATCATTTGACTGGGTCAGTTCTTTGGACGGTTTGGGCTACCCCATTTGCTAAGTGGATCAGTCTTCTTTACTTAACACAATTGGGTCTCTTTTCATCTTCAagcttataattaatttttaactcaattaattttagacataaattaattataaaatatttttaatacatatttttgGATATCCATGTTTGAAAAACGTTATTAGTCTTGCTCTTGATCACTTGATGCACAACATTACCCCAACTGTTCAAGCCTCTTAAGGTGTCTCTCGAGCCAATTTTCACTTTTTGTGCAAAACTGTcgaaaataaaccaaatttgtgtagatttattataaaataattaaaatttaatatgttaataatttaagtgtaagttaattattttataattaaagtaaGAATTTTGACAAAAATTACCATGAAATTGCACGAATTAGGGCTCAAAAGTTGctgaaaaagtctatatatttttgtgtttccaatttGATAGCAAGTTAATTTTATGTGTTTAATATACCTAATTTTTGTCAATTTTTTTAATAGAATGCTACTAAGCTGGTGATTTCTTGCTTAAATTTTATTAGAGACACAATTGGAGTGTCGAAGTTCAAAAACAAGCAAAATCGagctaaattgaaacaaaaagcaAGATGATAGGCTGAATTGAAAGTTGCAGAATTATTTTTGGGTTgataaaaaatatcaaatttttttttactttgacaAAACCCtatatatagaaaaaaaattgattttgtgtATGGTTGTTGAACATGATTCTAGGAAAAAAATCATGTGAAATTGGCTCTTTGAGAGGTGAATATAAAGGCTTGTAATTGTGACATGAAAATAGAGAGGAATTGAGAAAGCAAATTGCATATTCTTGCGTCAAACATTATGccatttctttcttccttttataTTTTGGTGCAATTACTCTTTTAGTCTCCTTTCTTCTCCACTTattatcttccattaaaattcattcttacaaaCCAATCAAGtaaaattcattcttacaaaCCAATCAAGTATGATTAGTTTCATACTCAAGTAATCTACATTTAGCTTTAGGCTGCTTATCATTCCGACCAAGAATCATGAGAAATAAACCCGCGCTAAATACCTTACAACACAGTATTTATTATCTCTCTGGAATACGGGATATTCACAATCGTCCCTTAAAgttaattcaatttcaattcacaAAGCGCATGTTAGGTTGGAGTTGTTTGGCATATAGTTGGGAAAAATAGTTAGCTGTATGTGGCATTTGAGTTCCTGCGAACAAATTGGCATATCCAAATGGGAAAAGACCAGTTGGGTCCCGTCAAGGGGGGTAATGATTGGAATTAATGACCTACGCGATTGAGATCGTTAATTCGAGTTGGGGTGTTATGCTGTTAGATAGTCGGTAATGGTTGGTTTGCAAGGTGTACAAGAATCAACTACACAATGAAGAGTTGATAATTGAGGCGTCCTTGATTGCTATAACCAACTTATCGTTTGGAAAGGAATATTCACTTTTAAAGAGACTCGAGTCTAGAATATTCCAAGTCTAAGGCTAAGAATTCGTATATTTGATTTCCTAATttaatttaagttatttaattttatttttcaattataaTTAAGTTATTATTTCGTCctattcatttttatatttttaacctTAATCAACTAAAGCCCCTCATTTGATTTATTTTCAACACAACACATTACAAGTCGTGGGCACGATacctgtaatgacccgaattttaccgatgTCGGAAAAGTTTATTTTCGGGTCTTTATTTCGAAaagtggattcgtaaatatttaagtTAAGTGAATAGtcaattaaaacttaattaagagaatttagcttaattaagaataattaagtataaggattaaattgaataaagaataaaagtttaattatagaataaagaaaggtgaagggactaaataagcaaataagccaaaaggggtgacaaatgtatggttaaaataagttaaatgtgtacaaatataaatggtacacatgtattatatatgtatatttacttaatatataagtaaaataataataataattaaagtatattatattaatataatattataaagtaattaaaataaaagaaataaagaaatgaaataaagaaaaaggaaagaaagaaggcCACGGTtagcagggaaagaaagaagaaaatagaaaagaaaaagaaaaaggagaaattaggATTTTCAAGTTTGAagtttgattggtaagtcaaaTTAGTCCTTTTCTTAGTAAATTTGATGTTTATGGAATCCTAGAGAGGAGTACTACATGAATTATATCAAAAGTTAGGAAGTAATGAATTTTatgtgttgattaagttgaacaaATTAAAGAATTATGAGTTTTATTGATAGGAatttaagttagaagtgggaaaatgattaaattataaagagaAAGTTAAGTTTTGACATAGTAAGGACTAAGTTGAAGAAATTCAGaatttaagttttatgttgaaTATGAAAAGCTGGAATTTATTTTAAGCAAGTATAAAGATGAAAACTTAAgttaattttgaagaaaaagaatggttatggtggaaggattaaattggaatttgtggaaaagttacatggaaattttaagaatgtGATATTAATGactttgaatgaatgtaaattttTTTGTAGCTAACGTAGCGCTGGAAATGTCATCGAAGAAGGGGAAAGAGAAAGT contains the following coding sequences:
- the LOC108466801 gene encoding uncharacterized protein LOC108466801 produces the protein MASTSTSLIPLRGRGRKASFSSSPAKTALKKALRFSFSSKSSVVICVKSSSGAVKYNEVVVDEEMDKIRRLQNGSDVRGVALEGEKGRTVDLTPPAVEAIAESFGEWIIKALEKERGRPVEDVTVSLGKDPRISGASLSVAVFAGLARAGCLTFEMGLATTPACFMSTLLPPFAYDASIMMTASHLPYTRNGLKFFTKKGGLTSPEVEEICDEAARKYANRLTKVSTMLNSPPKKVDFMRAYAKHLRDIIKERVNHPIHYDTPLKGFQIIVNAGNGSGGFFTWDVLDQLGADTFGSLHLNPNGMFPNHIPNPEDKTAMALTRAAVLENTADLGIVFDTDVDRSGVVDNNGNPINGDKLIALMSAVVLKEHPGTTIVTDARTSLELTRFITDRGGHHCLYRVGYRNVIDKGVHLNQDGVETHLMMETSGHGALKENYFLDDGAYMVVKIIIEMVRMTLEGSDEGIGSLIKDLEEPLESIELRMNIISEPKYAKARGREVIEAFRSYIEECQLKGWELDACGDCWVSEGCLVDSNDSPAAIDAHMYRAKVSNEKNDEIGWVHIRQSIHNPNIAINMQSSVPGGCQLMTKVFRDKFLLASGMDKILDFSQVDKYAKLGKMG